Part of the Sulfobacillus acidophilus DSM 10332 genome, CCGGAAAGCACGCTAATCACATGCCGGGCGCGGTCGTCAATCACCACCACCGCCGGATCGGTGCGTTTATCTTTGATCCAAGGCGCAATTAAGCGCACCATGGCTCCGAGCGACACGATGCCGATGAGGCCTTGGTAGGCCGGAAACAAGCGGGGAATTTGTTGGACCACCGACCCCTGGTAGACCTGGATGCCGAGCGCCTCTTCGTCACCGCGTGCCAGTTTGGCCGGATAGTAGACGTCCACCAATGGATAGCCGATCTGAATTTGCCGGGCGATATCCACCCCGTGTTTAGTAATCGCCACTACCGCGTAAGGTTTCACCGGTCTCCCCCCTTATCGGCACGGCGAAACCGGTGGCTGAAGCTTTTATCGTACAGCTTGGACCGGTAACCGGGGGTTTTGGCCAAATCCGGATCCAACGCCCAGCCGGCCAGAATCATCGCCTGACTGGTCATCCGGTTTTCCTTCACCACGGTGGCCAAATCTGCCAACCGCGTACGCACCACTTTTTCGTCCGGCCAACTGGCTCGTTGAACAACCGCCACCGGCGTGTCGGAACTCCATCCGGCCCGGGTCAGTTCCGACACCAAGGTGGCGGCCAGCCCGCCGCTCAAGAAAAACGCCATGGTCGCCTGATGGCGGGCTAAATCGTGAAGTTTTTCCCGTTCCGGCATCGGGGTGCGTCCCTCGACCCGGGTCAAGATGACAGTTTGAGTCAGCTCCGGAATGGTCAGCTCGGCTTTCAGCGCCGCCGCGGCGGCAAACACGGAGCTCACGCCGGGGACAATCTCGACCGCGACCCCGGCTTGGCTGAGCCGGGCGACTTGTTCCATGATGGCACCAAACACCGCCGGGTCGCCGGTATGAACCCGGGCGACAGTCCGTCCCGCCCGCACTTGAGTCACCATCAACTCAATTTGGGCCTCCAAATCCATGCCGGCGCTTTTATACACTTCCGCTTCCGGATTGCCTTGGGCAATCAGCGCGTCCGGCACCAGGCTGTCGGTGTAGACGATAACGTCGGCTCGTTGTAAAAGACGGAGACCCTTTACGGTAATCAGCTCCGGATCCCCCGGACCCGCGCCGATGATATACACCTTGGCTTCGTCTGTCACTTTTTCACCACCATTAAGGTTAAGTACGGCAATTCCGCGCCGCTCAGCTCCTCGACCCGGGTCCAGATCCGTTCCGCCTGATGCGTCGCCTGGGTCACGACGCGCGCCCGGTCGGTTAACCCCAAGTCCTCCAACACCTCGAGCA contains:
- a CDS encoding precorrin-4 C11-methyltransferase (PFAM: Tetrapyrrole (Corrin/Porphyrin) Methylases~TIGRFAM: precorrin-4 C11-methyltransferase~COGs: COG2875 Precorrin-4 methylase~InterPro IPR000878:IPR006362~KEGG: ppm:PPSC2_c5043 cobalt-precorrin-4 c(11)-methyltransferase~PFAM: Tetrapyrrole methylase~PRIAM: Precorrin-4 C(11)-methyltransferase~SPTR: Cobalt-precorrin-4 C(11)-methyltransferase;~TIGRFAM: Cobalamin (vitamin B12) biosynthesis CobM/CbiF, precorrin-4 C11-methyltransferase, core) translates to MTDEAKVYIIGAGPGDPELITVKGLRLLQRADVIVYTDSLVPDALIAQGNPEAEVYKSAGMDLEAQIELMVTQVRAGRTVARVHTGDPAVFGAIMEQVARLSQAGVAVEIVPGVSSVFAAAAALKAELTIPELTQTVILTRVEGRTPMPEREKLHDLARHQATMAFFLSGGLAATLVSELTRAGWSSDTPVAVVQRASWPDEKVVRTRLADLATVVKENRMTSQAMILAGWALDPDLAKTPGYRSKLYDKSFSHRFRRADKGGDR